A genomic stretch from Lathyrus oleraceus cultivar Zhongwan6 chromosome 2, CAAS_Psat_ZW6_1.0, whole genome shotgun sequence includes:
- the LOC127120978 gene encoding uncharacterized protein LOC127120978, with protein sequence MGFVSTWMKWIDASIFKCHWFILVNESPTKDFEVGRGLRQGDPLSPFLFLIIAKDLLGLIKKALDMGDFKWFKVDEETSVELIQFADDTVFIGGGGWKHLWSIKAFLRGFKPVSRQGVNFHKSRFICINKDPVRIWKDMDTIRQCFLWGGTEVKNNIHWVRWNDVCKEKDLVGLAIKSIKDFNLALLSKWQWKILEESNALWKRVLKARYGGIEHFVPFLSNLVLEL encoded by the exons ATGGGATTCGTAAGTACGTGGATGAAATGGATTGATGCGTCTATTTTCAAGTGTCATTGGTTTATCTTAGTCAATGAAAGTCCTACAAAGGATTTTGAAGTGGGAAGAGGTTTAAGACAAGGAGATCCACTAtctccttttctttttttgattaTAGCCAAAGATTTATTGGGGTTGATAAAAAAGGCGTTAGATATGGGTGATTTCAAATGGTTTAAAGTTGATGAGGAAACTTCGGTGGAACTGATTCAATTTGCGGATGATACGGTTTTTATTGGAGGCGGTGGATGGAAGCATCTTTGGAGCATTAAAGCGTTTCTCAGGGGTTTTAAACCTGTTTCTAGGCAGGGAGTGAATTTTCATAAGAGTAGGTTTATTTGTATAAAT AAGGATCCAGTGAGAATATGGAAAGATATGGATACGATTAGACAATGTTTTCTGTGGGGTGGAACAGAAGTAAAGAACAACATCCATTGGGTTAGATGGAATGATGTTTGTAAGGAAAAGGATTTGGTAGGTCTGGCAATTAAGAGTATAAAAGATTTTAATCTAGCTCTTCTTTCTAAGTGGCAGTGGAAAATTTTGGAAGAGAGTAATGCTTTGTGGAAGAGGGTTCTTAAAGCTAGATATGGTGGAATAGAGCATTTT gttccatttctttcaaacttgGTGTTGGAACTTTGA